One Festucalex cinctus isolate MCC-2025b chromosome 3, RoL_Fcin_1.0, whole genome shotgun sequence DNA window includes the following coding sequences:
- the pgghg gene encoding protein-glucosylgalactosylhydroxylysine glucosidase, translating into MSGDPYIFTSDSLPTNLRFLPPLANGLLGWRVYNSIMHMGGVYNGERGNCHRADIPCPLAVTVETEEPSQDSYSLDAHTGVFTHTLTSPSVTASQSFYSHRCHANLMVMEILLVRHVTSEVTFAVKLDTSFTPQSKDIDFQTCAEYRGGSHIQGHMHTAEFPGGPCPMVHLIWTPIPSNLTLPPEQSQHRWCFIVAVADSSDAAEASFDEGLELMATGGLRFSHEAAWKEMWLKSKVEVAGSERLLKAVIGCMFYLLSAFPSISDASGFFGGVSPGGLSNGSEAQDYWGHVFWDQEIWIFPTVALFYPKLARAALEYRVRTIDGAKYNAEKQGYKGLKLAWQSAVSGREMCPDDVYGQQEIHINGDVVLAFQNYYYLTEDLTMFADGQGSQLIWGVADYWVSRVTWSPDDRKYHLLGVMPPDEYYDNVNNSVYTNTVAKLSLQFAVELADLLKHPAPKEWKDVADNLHIPFDQRSLYHPEFDGYLKGYPVKQADAVMLSYPLGLPMSPEIRRNDLEAYETVTDPHGPAMTWGMFAIGWLELGDAAKAQHLLEKCFKNIQGPFQVWSESPDGTGAVNFLTGMGGFLQAVVFGYSGFRVEKEYLAFSPLLPDDLSELCIRGVSYLGHRLDWLLWSDEVCVILREQEGGAVRTKMCDLQVVLKASGTKIPLTPGTPVTFPRQPGCVCRHELSSFCWPF; encoded by the exons ATGTCTGGAGATCCTTACATCTTCACCAGTGATTCTCTCCCCACCAACCTCCGCTTCCTGCCTCCGCTGGCCAACGGCCTATTGGGATGGCGAGTGTACAACAGCATCATGCACATGGGCGGTGTGTACAACGGGGAACGGGGGAATTGCCACCGTGCAGATATTCCTTGCCCTCTGGCTGTAACGGTTGAGACAGAGGAACCTAGTCAAGACTCCTACAGCCTGGATGCACACACAG GcgttttcacacacacactgacctcACCCAGCGTAACGGCCTCCCAGTCTTTCTACTCACATCGTTGCCACGCCAACCTGATGGTGATGGAGATTCTGCTGGTGCGCCATGTAACCTCAGAGGTGACGTTCGCAGTCAAGCTGGACACTTCCTTCACCCCTCAGAGCAAAGACATCGATTTTCAGACTTGTGCCGAGTACAGAGGCGGGAG CCACATTCAAGGTCACATGCACACTGCAGAGTTCCCGGGAGGCCCCTGTCCTATGGTTCACCTCATCTGGACTCCCATTCCCTCGAACTTGACGCTGCCGCCTGAGCAAAGCCAGCACCGTTGGTGCTTCATTGTGGCGGTGGCCGACTCTTCAGACGCCGCCGAGGCCAGTTTTGACGAGGGACTGGAGCTGATGGCGACAGGTGGCCTGCGCTTCTCTCACGAGGCGGCGTGGAAGGAGATGTGGCTGAAGAGCAAGGTGGAGGTGGCGGGGTCCGAGCGCCTCTTGAAAGCCGTGATCGGCTGCATGTTCTACCTCCTCAGTGCTTTCCCCTCCATCTCCGACGCTTCCGGCTTTTTTGGCGGCGTCAGTCCAGGCGGGCTGTCAAATGGCTCGGAGGCTCAGGATTATTGGGGTCACGTCTTCTGGGACCAG GAGATCTGGATATTTCCCACTGTAGCTTTATTCTACCCCAAACTGGCTcgtgcagcactggagtacagaGTGCGGACTATTGACGGAGCCAAGTACAATGCTGAAAAGCAGGGATACAAG GGGCTGAAGTTGGCATGGCAGAGTGCCGTGTCAGGGAGGGAGATGTGCCCTGACGACGTTTACGGACAACAAGAGATTCACATCAATGGTGATGTCGTGCTGGCCTTCCAGAATTATTACTACCTCACTGAG GATTTGACTATGTTCGCGGACGGACAGGGCAGTCAGCTGATATGGGGCGTGGCTGATTACTGGGTTTCCAGGGTAACCTGGAGCCCAGATGACCGGAAGTATCATCTTTTAG GTGTCATGCCACCAGACGAGTATTACGACAATGTCAACAACTCTGTCTACACAAACACAGTGGCCAAATTAAG TCTGCAGTTTGCTGTGGAATTAGCTGATCTTCTTAAACATCCAGCACCAAAGGAGTGGAAAGATGTGGCCGACAACCTCCATATTCCTTTTGACCAACGATCTCTATACCATCCTGAGTTTGACGGTTATTTGAAAG GTTATCCAGTGAAACAGGCCGACGCTGTGATGCTGAGCTATCCTCTCGGCCTGCCCATGTCGCCTGAGATCAGAAGAAATGACCTGGAAGCTTATGAAACAGTCACTGACCCTCATGGGCCAGCCATGACTTGG GGCATGTTTGCGATTGGTTGGTTGGAACTGGGGGATGCAGCGAAAGCTCAACATTTGCTCGAGAAGTGCTTCAAGAACATCCAAGGACCGTTCCAG GTGTGGAGCGAGTCACCGGACGGTACGGGCGCAGTCAACTTTCTTACGGGTATGGGAGGATTCTTGCAAGCGGTTGTGTTCGGTTACAGCGGCTTCAG AGTTGAGAAGGAATATTTGGCCTTTTCCCCTCTTCTTCCCGATGATCTGAGTGAGCTCTGCATCCGTGGTGTCAGCTACTTGGGCCATCGGCTGGATTGGCTGCTTTGGAGCGATGAGGTGTGCGTCATATTGAGGGAGCAGGAGGGCGGCGCTGTGAGGACTAAGATGTGTGATCTGCAGGTGGTGCTCAAAGCATCGGGTACAAAAATCCCTTTAACTCCAG GGACACCAGTAACATTTCCACGACAGCCTGGATGTGTTTGCAGACATGAACTGTCATCTTTCTGCTGGCCTTTCTGA
- the LOC144016054 gene encoding protein phosphatase 1 regulatory subunit 12A isoform X1 produces the protein MAATDQSRSEAAKQRRQDQLQRWLGSETDQTDSEARDTASGSGTRRPRVRFAQGAVFMAACSAGDREEVAALLRQGADINHANVDGLTALHQACIDENAEMVQFLVESGSTVNTGDNEGWTPLHAAASCGFIQIAKYLIEHGAHVGAVNSEGELPLDVATEDPMERLLKAEIKKQGIDVDQARKEEERIMLQDAKAMRDGGGTLTPHPNTKATALHVTAAKGYIEVLKVLLQCGVDVDSQDVDGWSPLHAAAHWGQEEVCTLLADHMCDMSAVNNVGQTPLDVADENLVDTLEELQKKQKALRTEKEKQTPVIDTSLQISAVPVRTRRTSISRMSSKEKICLHEREKHPPPALQSSPAEDEEDEGQTAGTPSQPKASSSSSSEEESESESDAESEKAKNREIINNLNNKRNTSGLLPTSMPAGTAANQVKKEPGKPAATEAPGSWRTSLRKAGSSVTLGSAGLSDPIPDPNKSPESGLGMTRSASSPRLSSETEPKEPRLARVPPIPTRRLFSIPDSSSDNANSWLSRSSSYTRRLHSQSGNDFTSSNPSLPRSSSYGRRLDETSVNSGSTGTSAPGLSRLNSALAQRLPREQTEKKDQSTLDTSSNPQNTTGPESETKQRRKSYLTPVRDEEAEAQRKARSRHARQSRRSTQGVTLTDLQEAEKTMKTMKQDNKVREKEEEEKEKEKEAKSKKGEEGEMSWRSRIASLQKSDLLGLTQPAGTPRTHTTDGRATEASAGESETERWAQERRERRQARARRKAQRSGELDDNDPSGEEEFSGSRMDPQSDQLLGSRSSAHCNEGGEGKDFKKLFEEMTRENNQLQSQLQDTQRIVSQTRLDLEKATQRQERFTDCSALLDLERKDRRILERRMAELEEELKVLVDLKADNQRLKDENGALIRVISKLSK, from the exons ATGGCGGCCACTGACCAGTCCCGGTCCGAAGCTGCCAAACAGCGACGGCAGGATCAGCTGCAGCGATGGCTGGGGTCGGAGACGGACCAAACGGACTCGGAAGCTCGGGATACCGCGAGCGGCTCGGGGACTCGGAGGCCGAGGGTCCGCTTCGCCCAGGGAGCCGTGTTCATGGCCGCCTGCTCCGCCGGGGACCGGGAGGAGGTGGCGGCGCTTCTCCGCCAGGGAGCTGACATCAACCACGCCAACGTAGACGGGCTGACAGCGCTCCACCAG GCCTGTATCGATGAGAACGCAGAAATGGTTCAGTTTCTGGTAGAGAGCGGGAGCACCGTCAACACGGGCGACAACGAGGGCTGGACCCCCCTGCACGCCGCGGCGTCTTGTGGCTTTATCCAGATTGCCAA GTACTTGATAGAACACGGCGCCCACGTCGGCGCGGTGAACAGCGAAGGGGAACTTCCTCTTGACGTGGCCACGGAGGACCCCATGGAGAGACTGCTGAAAGcagaaatcaaaaagcaag GAATTGATGTGGACCAGGCCCGAAAAGAGGAGGAGAGGATCATGCTTCAGGATGCCAAGGCGATGCGAGACGGTGGCGGCACTCTGACCCCGCACCCAAACACCAAGGCAACAGCTTTGCATGTCACGGCGGCCAAAGGATACATCGAAGTTTTAAA GGTGCTGTTACAGTGCGGCGTGGATGTGGACAGCCAGGACGTCGATGGATGGTCGCCCCTGCACGCAGCAGCCCACTGGGGGCAGGAGGAGGTGTGCACGCTGCTCGCGGACCACATGTGCGACATGAGTGCCGTCAACAACGTG GGCCAAACACCTTTAGATGTTGCAGATGAGAACCTAGTGGACACACTGGAGGAGCTGCAGAAGAAACAGAAAGCT CTACGCACTGAGAAAGAGAAACAGACTCCTGTCATCGACACCAGCCTGCAAATCTCCGCTGTACCCGTTCGCACACGCAG GACTTCGATCTCGCGCATGAGCAGCAAGGAAAAAATCTGCCTCCATGAGCGAGAGAAGCACCCGCCACCTGCCCTGCAGAGCAGCCCcgcggaggacgaggaggacgaAGGCCAGACCGCAGGGACCCCAAGTCAACCCAAAGCCTCCAGCAGTTCCAGCTCGGAAGAGGAGAGCGAGTCGGAGAGTGACGCAGAGTCTG AGAAAGCAAAGAACCGAGAGATCATAAATAACTTGAACAACAAACGCAACACCAGTGGCCTCCTTCCTACCTCCATGCCAGCAGGCACCGCTGCAAACCAAGTCAAAAAG GAACCAGGCAAACCCGCAGCCACCGAGGCCCCGGGCTCGTGGAGAACATCACTGAGGAAGGCAGGCAGCTCGGTGACTCTGGGCTCAGCTGGACTGTCTGACCCCATCCCAGACCCGAACAAGTCTCCAGAGTCAGGCCTGGGGATGACCCGCTCAGCCTCGAGTCCCCGTCTCAGCTCTGAGACCGAGCCCAAG GAACCAAGACTTGCCCGGGTTCCTCCTATTCCAACAAGGAGACTCTTTAGTATTCCTGACAGTAGTTCTGACAACGCAAATAG TTGGCTGAGTCGTAGCTCTTCCTACACCCGCCGCCTTCACAGCCAATCAGGGAATGATTTCACTAGCTCCAACCCCAGCTTGCCTCGCAG CTCTTCTTACGGAAGGAGACTGGATGAAACCAGTGTGAACTCAGGTAGCACAGGAACAAGCGCACCTGGACTCAGTCGCCTTAACAGTGCTTTGGCACAGAG acTTCCTCGGGAACAGACAGAGAAAAAGGATCAGTCAACGTTGGACACCAGCTCCAACCCTCAGAACACAACCGGCCCCGAATCAGAGACCAAGCAGCGGCGCAA atCCTACCTGACACCAGTTCGCGATGAGGAGGCAGAGGCGCAGAGGAAAGCTCGCTCGCGGCACGCACGGCAGTCTCGTCGCTCCACTCAG GGGGTGACGCTGACAGATCTGCAGGAAGCTGAGAAGACGATGAAGACTATGAAGCAGGACAACAAAGTGAGAgaaaaggaggaagaggagaaggaaAAGGAGAAGGAAGCAAAGTCTAAGAAGGGAGAGGAAGGG GAGATGAGCTGGAGGTCTCGAATAGCAAGCCTGCAGAAGTCCGACCTGCTGGGTCTCACGCAGCCCGCCGGCACCCCGCGGACTCACACCACCGACGGGAGAG CGACTGAGGCCAGCGCCGGGGAGAGCGAGACTGAGAGATGGGCCCAGGAGCGCCGAGAGAGAAGACAAGCTCGAGCCAGGAGGAAGGCTCAGAGGAGCGGGGAG CTTGATGACAACGATCCCAGCGGGGAGGAAGAATTCTCGGGCAGCCGGATGGATCCGCAG TCAGACCAGCTCTTGGGTTCCAG GTCCAGCGCGCACTGTAATGAGGGCGGCGAAGGCAAGGATTTCAAAAAG CTGTTTGAGGAGATGACCAGAGAAAACAACCAGCTGCAATCTCAGCTGCAGGACACGCAGAGGATTGTCAGTCAGACCAGGCTGGATCTAGAAAAGGCCACGCAG AGACAAGAGCGCTTCACTGACTGTTCAGCCCTTCTGGACCTCGAGAGAAAG GACCGCAGGATTCTGGAGCGGCGGATGGCAGAGCTGGAGGAGGAGCTGAAG GTTCTGGTTGACCTGAAAGCAGACAACCAGCGGCTTAAAGATGAGAATGGAGCCCTGATCCGCGTCATCAGCAAACTCTCCAAATAG
- the LOC144016054 gene encoding protein phosphatase 1 regulatory subunit 12A isoform X3, with protein sequence MAATDQSRSEAAKQRRQDQLQRWLGSETDQTDSEARDTASGSGTRRPRVRFAQGAVFMAACSAGDREEVAALLRQGADINHANVDGLTALHQACIDENAEMVQFLVESGSTVNTGDNEGWTPLHAAASCGFIQIAKYLIEHGAHVGAVNSEGELPLDVATEDPMERLLKAEIKKQGIDVDQARKEEERIMLQDAKAMRDGGGTLTPHPNTKATALHVTAAKGYIEVLKVLLQCGVDVDSQDVDGWSPLHAAAHWGQEEVCTLLADHMCDMSAVNNVGQTPLDVADENLVDTLEELQKKQKALRTEKEKQTPVIDTSLQISAVPVRTRRTSISRMSSKEKICLHEREKHPPPALQSSPAEDEEDEGQTAGTPSQPKASSSSSSEEESESESDAESEKAKNREIINNLNNKRNTSGLLPTSMPAGTAANQVKKEPGKPAATEAPGSWRTSLRKAGSSVTLGSAGLSDPIPDPNKSPESGLGMTRSASSPRLSSETEPKEPRLARVPPIPTRRLFSIPDSSSDNANSSSYGRRLDETSVNSGSTGTSAPGLSRLNSALAQRLPREQTEKKDQSTLDTSSNPQNTTGPESETKQRRKSYLTPVRDEEAEAQRKARSRHARQSRRSTQGVTLTDLQEAEKTMKTMKQDNKVREKEEEEKEKEKEAKSKKGEEGEMSWRSRIASLQKSDLLGLTQPAGTPRTHTTDGRATEASAGESETERWAQERRERRQARARRKAQRSGELDDNDPSGEEEFSGSRMDPQSDQLLGSRSSAHCNEGGEGKDFKKLFEEMTRENNQLQSQLQDTQRIVSQTRLDLEKATQRQERFTDCSALLDLERKDRRILERRMAELEEELKVLVDLKADNQRLKDENGALIRVISKLSK encoded by the exons ATGGCGGCCACTGACCAGTCCCGGTCCGAAGCTGCCAAACAGCGACGGCAGGATCAGCTGCAGCGATGGCTGGGGTCGGAGACGGACCAAACGGACTCGGAAGCTCGGGATACCGCGAGCGGCTCGGGGACTCGGAGGCCGAGGGTCCGCTTCGCCCAGGGAGCCGTGTTCATGGCCGCCTGCTCCGCCGGGGACCGGGAGGAGGTGGCGGCGCTTCTCCGCCAGGGAGCTGACATCAACCACGCCAACGTAGACGGGCTGACAGCGCTCCACCAG GCCTGTATCGATGAGAACGCAGAAATGGTTCAGTTTCTGGTAGAGAGCGGGAGCACCGTCAACACGGGCGACAACGAGGGCTGGACCCCCCTGCACGCCGCGGCGTCTTGTGGCTTTATCCAGATTGCCAA GTACTTGATAGAACACGGCGCCCACGTCGGCGCGGTGAACAGCGAAGGGGAACTTCCTCTTGACGTGGCCACGGAGGACCCCATGGAGAGACTGCTGAAAGcagaaatcaaaaagcaag GAATTGATGTGGACCAGGCCCGAAAAGAGGAGGAGAGGATCATGCTTCAGGATGCCAAGGCGATGCGAGACGGTGGCGGCACTCTGACCCCGCACCCAAACACCAAGGCAACAGCTTTGCATGTCACGGCGGCCAAAGGATACATCGAAGTTTTAAA GGTGCTGTTACAGTGCGGCGTGGATGTGGACAGCCAGGACGTCGATGGATGGTCGCCCCTGCACGCAGCAGCCCACTGGGGGCAGGAGGAGGTGTGCACGCTGCTCGCGGACCACATGTGCGACATGAGTGCCGTCAACAACGTG GGCCAAACACCTTTAGATGTTGCAGATGAGAACCTAGTGGACACACTGGAGGAGCTGCAGAAGAAACAGAAAGCT CTACGCACTGAGAAAGAGAAACAGACTCCTGTCATCGACACCAGCCTGCAAATCTCCGCTGTACCCGTTCGCACACGCAG GACTTCGATCTCGCGCATGAGCAGCAAGGAAAAAATCTGCCTCCATGAGCGAGAGAAGCACCCGCCACCTGCCCTGCAGAGCAGCCCcgcggaggacgaggaggacgaAGGCCAGACCGCAGGGACCCCAAGTCAACCCAAAGCCTCCAGCAGTTCCAGCTCGGAAGAGGAGAGCGAGTCGGAGAGTGACGCAGAGTCTG AGAAAGCAAAGAACCGAGAGATCATAAATAACTTGAACAACAAACGCAACACCAGTGGCCTCCTTCCTACCTCCATGCCAGCAGGCACCGCTGCAAACCAAGTCAAAAAG GAACCAGGCAAACCCGCAGCCACCGAGGCCCCGGGCTCGTGGAGAACATCACTGAGGAAGGCAGGCAGCTCGGTGACTCTGGGCTCAGCTGGACTGTCTGACCCCATCCCAGACCCGAACAAGTCTCCAGAGTCAGGCCTGGGGATGACCCGCTCAGCCTCGAGTCCCCGTCTCAGCTCTGAGACCGAGCCCAAG GAACCAAGACTTGCCCGGGTTCCTCCTATTCCAACAAGGAGACTCTTTAGTATTCCTGACAGTAGTTCTGACAACGCAAATAG CTCTTCTTACGGAAGGAGACTGGATGAAACCAGTGTGAACTCAGGTAGCACAGGAACAAGCGCACCTGGACTCAGTCGCCTTAACAGTGCTTTGGCACAGAG acTTCCTCGGGAACAGACAGAGAAAAAGGATCAGTCAACGTTGGACACCAGCTCCAACCCTCAGAACACAACCGGCCCCGAATCAGAGACCAAGCAGCGGCGCAA atCCTACCTGACACCAGTTCGCGATGAGGAGGCAGAGGCGCAGAGGAAAGCTCGCTCGCGGCACGCACGGCAGTCTCGTCGCTCCACTCAG GGGGTGACGCTGACAGATCTGCAGGAAGCTGAGAAGACGATGAAGACTATGAAGCAGGACAACAAAGTGAGAgaaaaggaggaagaggagaaggaaAAGGAGAAGGAAGCAAAGTCTAAGAAGGGAGAGGAAGGG GAGATGAGCTGGAGGTCTCGAATAGCAAGCCTGCAGAAGTCCGACCTGCTGGGTCTCACGCAGCCCGCCGGCACCCCGCGGACTCACACCACCGACGGGAGAG CGACTGAGGCCAGCGCCGGGGAGAGCGAGACTGAGAGATGGGCCCAGGAGCGCCGAGAGAGAAGACAAGCTCGAGCCAGGAGGAAGGCTCAGAGGAGCGGGGAG CTTGATGACAACGATCCCAGCGGGGAGGAAGAATTCTCGGGCAGCCGGATGGATCCGCAG TCAGACCAGCTCTTGGGTTCCAG GTCCAGCGCGCACTGTAATGAGGGCGGCGAAGGCAAGGATTTCAAAAAG CTGTTTGAGGAGATGACCAGAGAAAACAACCAGCTGCAATCTCAGCTGCAGGACACGCAGAGGATTGTCAGTCAGACCAGGCTGGATCTAGAAAAGGCCACGCAG AGACAAGAGCGCTTCACTGACTGTTCAGCCCTTCTGGACCTCGAGAGAAAG GACCGCAGGATTCTGGAGCGGCGGATGGCAGAGCTGGAGGAGGAGCTGAAG GTTCTGGTTGACCTGAAAGCAGACAACCAGCGGCTTAAAGATGAGAATGGAGCCCTGATCCGCGTCATCAGCAAACTCTCCAAATAG
- the LOC144016054 gene encoding protein phosphatase 1 regulatory subunit 12A isoform X2, with protein MAATDQSRSEAAKQRRQDQLQRWLGSETDQTDSEARDTASGSGTRRPRVRFAQGAVFMAACSAGDREEVAALLRQGADINHANVDGLTALHQACIDENAEMVQFLVESGSTVNTGDNEGWTPLHAAASCGFIQIAKYLIEHGAHVGAVNSEGELPLDVATEDPMERLLKAEIKKQGIDVDQARKEEERIMLQDAKAMRDGGGTLTPHPNTKATALHVTAAKGYIEVLKVLLQCGVDVDSQDVDGWSPLHAAAHWGQEEVCTLLADHMCDMSAVNNVGQTPLDVADENLVDTLEELQKKQKALRTEKEKQTPVIDTSLQISAVPVRTRRTSISRMSSKEKICLHEREKHPPPALQSSPAEDEEDEGQTAGTPSQPKASSSSSSEEESESESDAESEKAKNREIINNLNNKRNTSGLLPTSMPAGTAANQVKKEPGKPAATEAPGSWRTSLRKAGSSVTLGSAGLSDPIPDPNKSPESGLGMTRSASSPRLSSETEPKEPRLARVPPIPTRRLFSIPDSSSDNANSWLSRSSSYTRRLHSQSGNDFTSSNPSLPRSSSYGRRLDETSVNSGSTGTSAPGLSRLNSALAQRLPREQTEKKDQSTLDTSSNPQNTTGPESETKQRRKSYLTPVRDEEAEAQRKARSRHARQSRRSTQGVTLTDLQEAEKTMKTMKQDNKVREKEEEEKEKEKEAKSKKGEEGEMSWRSRIASLQKSDLLGLTQPAGTPRTHTTDGRATEASAGESETERWAQERRERRQARARRKAQRSGELDDNDPSGEEEFSGSRMDPQSDQLLGSRSSAHCNEGGEGKDFKKLFEEMTRENNQLQSQLQDTQRIVSQTRLDLEKATQRQERFTDCSALLDLERKVLVDLKADNQRLKDENGALIRVISKLSK; from the exons ATGGCGGCCACTGACCAGTCCCGGTCCGAAGCTGCCAAACAGCGACGGCAGGATCAGCTGCAGCGATGGCTGGGGTCGGAGACGGACCAAACGGACTCGGAAGCTCGGGATACCGCGAGCGGCTCGGGGACTCGGAGGCCGAGGGTCCGCTTCGCCCAGGGAGCCGTGTTCATGGCCGCCTGCTCCGCCGGGGACCGGGAGGAGGTGGCGGCGCTTCTCCGCCAGGGAGCTGACATCAACCACGCCAACGTAGACGGGCTGACAGCGCTCCACCAG GCCTGTATCGATGAGAACGCAGAAATGGTTCAGTTTCTGGTAGAGAGCGGGAGCACCGTCAACACGGGCGACAACGAGGGCTGGACCCCCCTGCACGCCGCGGCGTCTTGTGGCTTTATCCAGATTGCCAA GTACTTGATAGAACACGGCGCCCACGTCGGCGCGGTGAACAGCGAAGGGGAACTTCCTCTTGACGTGGCCACGGAGGACCCCATGGAGAGACTGCTGAAAGcagaaatcaaaaagcaag GAATTGATGTGGACCAGGCCCGAAAAGAGGAGGAGAGGATCATGCTTCAGGATGCCAAGGCGATGCGAGACGGTGGCGGCACTCTGACCCCGCACCCAAACACCAAGGCAACAGCTTTGCATGTCACGGCGGCCAAAGGATACATCGAAGTTTTAAA GGTGCTGTTACAGTGCGGCGTGGATGTGGACAGCCAGGACGTCGATGGATGGTCGCCCCTGCACGCAGCAGCCCACTGGGGGCAGGAGGAGGTGTGCACGCTGCTCGCGGACCACATGTGCGACATGAGTGCCGTCAACAACGTG GGCCAAACACCTTTAGATGTTGCAGATGAGAACCTAGTGGACACACTGGAGGAGCTGCAGAAGAAACAGAAAGCT CTACGCACTGAGAAAGAGAAACAGACTCCTGTCATCGACACCAGCCTGCAAATCTCCGCTGTACCCGTTCGCACACGCAG GACTTCGATCTCGCGCATGAGCAGCAAGGAAAAAATCTGCCTCCATGAGCGAGAGAAGCACCCGCCACCTGCCCTGCAGAGCAGCCCcgcggaggacgaggaggacgaAGGCCAGACCGCAGGGACCCCAAGTCAACCCAAAGCCTCCAGCAGTTCCAGCTCGGAAGAGGAGAGCGAGTCGGAGAGTGACGCAGAGTCTG AGAAAGCAAAGAACCGAGAGATCATAAATAACTTGAACAACAAACGCAACACCAGTGGCCTCCTTCCTACCTCCATGCCAGCAGGCACCGCTGCAAACCAAGTCAAAAAG GAACCAGGCAAACCCGCAGCCACCGAGGCCCCGGGCTCGTGGAGAACATCACTGAGGAAGGCAGGCAGCTCGGTGACTCTGGGCTCAGCTGGACTGTCTGACCCCATCCCAGACCCGAACAAGTCTCCAGAGTCAGGCCTGGGGATGACCCGCTCAGCCTCGAGTCCCCGTCTCAGCTCTGAGACCGAGCCCAAG GAACCAAGACTTGCCCGGGTTCCTCCTATTCCAACAAGGAGACTCTTTAGTATTCCTGACAGTAGTTCTGACAACGCAAATAG TTGGCTGAGTCGTAGCTCTTCCTACACCCGCCGCCTTCACAGCCAATCAGGGAATGATTTCACTAGCTCCAACCCCAGCTTGCCTCGCAG CTCTTCTTACGGAAGGAGACTGGATGAAACCAGTGTGAACTCAGGTAGCACAGGAACAAGCGCACCTGGACTCAGTCGCCTTAACAGTGCTTTGGCACAGAG acTTCCTCGGGAACAGACAGAGAAAAAGGATCAGTCAACGTTGGACACCAGCTCCAACCCTCAGAACACAACCGGCCCCGAATCAGAGACCAAGCAGCGGCGCAA atCCTACCTGACACCAGTTCGCGATGAGGAGGCAGAGGCGCAGAGGAAAGCTCGCTCGCGGCACGCACGGCAGTCTCGTCGCTCCACTCAG GGGGTGACGCTGACAGATCTGCAGGAAGCTGAGAAGACGATGAAGACTATGAAGCAGGACAACAAAGTGAGAgaaaaggaggaagaggagaaggaaAAGGAGAAGGAAGCAAAGTCTAAGAAGGGAGAGGAAGGG GAGATGAGCTGGAGGTCTCGAATAGCAAGCCTGCAGAAGTCCGACCTGCTGGGTCTCACGCAGCCCGCCGGCACCCCGCGGACTCACACCACCGACGGGAGAG CGACTGAGGCCAGCGCCGGGGAGAGCGAGACTGAGAGATGGGCCCAGGAGCGCCGAGAGAGAAGACAAGCTCGAGCCAGGAGGAAGGCTCAGAGGAGCGGGGAG CTTGATGACAACGATCCCAGCGGGGAGGAAGAATTCTCGGGCAGCCGGATGGATCCGCAG TCAGACCAGCTCTTGGGTTCCAG GTCCAGCGCGCACTGTAATGAGGGCGGCGAAGGCAAGGATTTCAAAAAG CTGTTTGAGGAGATGACCAGAGAAAACAACCAGCTGCAATCTCAGCTGCAGGACACGCAGAGGATTGTCAGTCAGACCAGGCTGGATCTAGAAAAGGCCACGCAG AGACAAGAGCGCTTCACTGACTGTTCAGCCCTTCTGGACCTCGAGAGAAAG GTTCTGGTTGACCTGAAAGCAGACAACCAGCGGCTTAAAGATGAGAATGGAGCCCTGATCCGCGTCATCAGCAAACTCTCCAAATAG